The nucleotide sequence TTCCCTCACCGACATTGCCTTCTCCTGCGGCTTCGAATCCCCGGCCGACTTTTCGCGGTGTTTCAAACAACAATACGGCGTGCCACCGAGTCGGTTCGACGTGGATGCGTTTCGGGCCACGCGTCGCGACGATTGGCAGACGGCGGTGGCCGGTCCCGCTCAACGTCACCTGCTCGACGGTCTGCCGCCGGGCCAAAACCCGGACGGTTTCGCGGTCACTTTTCGACCGCTGCCACCGCGGATCGTCGCCTATATTCGGATCGCAAACTCGTATCGCGAAGGCGTGGTGCCCGCGGCCGCAGACCGACTCATGGCCTGGGCCGAAGCGCACGGCTGCGCCGACCGGCAATGGCTGGGTTACGCCTGGGATGACCCGGAAATCGTCGACGTTGAGAAGTGTCGCTACGATGTGGGGGTTGAGGTGGACGATGTCACACCGACCGGCGAGATCGGTCGCTTCGAATTTCCCGCCATGCGCGTGGCCGAGCTTGAAATCCGCGGAGGCATTGATCTCGAGATGCGGGCGCTGGACTGGCTCTTCGCGACGTGGTTGCCAACGAGTGGCTACGTGCCCACCGATCAACCGTGTTTCGAAGCGTGGATCGGGCGGCCTTTCGCCCACGGTCAGGAACACTTCGAACTGCGTCTGCAACTGCCCGTCGAGCGCGGATGATTCATTCCGTTTAAGTTTGATACCCCGGAGCGGGCCCCTGGCTTGGCCGAAACGTAGGAGCGTGCGGGCGCGCGATGAGCACGCTCATTCGGGAGCTGGCAGCGAGAGCCAGGTGTCATCGCGTGCCCGCACGCTCCTACGCATTTGAATCGAAGCTTCGAAATGGTCCGGAGTTTGCGCCCAGGGATCTTCACTTTCCCGCGAGTAAAAAATAGCGCACCAAACGCCGATATCGTTGTCCATGGGAGCTTGAAAAAGAAGTCTCAGCGCTCCCCGGGTCGCTTCAGCGTGGGTCGCGCGCTGGGATGGCTGGGCCGTGCCTCGGTGACAATGTTGAGCAGTTCCGTTTGCCTCGGCCTGCTGTTGGCTCTCTACGGATTGGCCACCCACTACGTCGCGTCGATGCGCCACTACGCCCCGCTCAAGATCGCCGGTTGGTTCGACGTAAAATCCCAGGTGGGCAATGTTTTCTACGCCGCCGCGGCCAATGCGGCGGAGTTCTTTCCCCATCTGGCGCAGGGGAAGTTCAGCGATGCCATCGGTAACCTCACCAACATGGCGGGCATCCGCGCCGACATTTACACCCGCCTGCTGCACGCCGGTGCGACCAACAACGCCGAGTCATTCACCGTGGCGGCCCCGATCATCATCTTTGTCCTGCTCGCCACTCGCTTGGTCGTCGCATTGATCCGACAACGGGAAAATTTCCAGCGTCTTCGTCAATGCGCCGCAGCCTACGTGCGCATGAAACTGCGGCGCGGCCGTCGGACACCATCGGCCCGCCTGTTGACCAACGCTCGGGACGCCCTGCAACAGGAGTGGCGCGTGCTGCAGTTTTCCTTTGATCAGATCCTGGTCTACATCGCCCGCCTCGGGGTGTGGTCCGCGCTGTTCACCGCGTTGCTTCTCAATACCATCGAATACTATCAGGGTCTCTCCGGCATGACGGGTTATCTCGGCTACGTGGGTTCCGGCATCGCCACCGCCATCGACGCAACCGTTGCGACCGGAGCCGCCGTCGTGAAGGAAATCTCCTGGCACGTGTTCTACCTGCTCACCGACGGCAAGGAGAAGACCTTTGGCTGGCTCACGCGGAGTCAGGAGCTGGAATACGTCAGTCACTATCTCGCCAAATTCCCCTTGGCTAAAATTCCGTCGGCGCTGCACACCGCGATTTATCAAGCCATCTGCGCCGGTGCGGCCTGGGGCTTGGCTCACTACCTACAAGGTCGCATCGCTCGCGACTTCGTCGGCATATACGAATCCCTGCCGCCCCACATGCGTCGCTACCTGGCGCAACGGCGCCCGCGCCGCGCGCGTCGCAGGCAGCGCACTCCGGGCGCGTAACCACGGCGTTACCGGGGCCGTGTGAGTTTCATGCGACGACGCACGGCGCGCGCGTAAATCGCCGTGGGGACCAGCGCCAGAGTCACCATCACAATGCAAAATATCAGGCCGTCCCGCTCGGCGTGGGGATTGGCCAACATAGCCAGAGCGGATTCGTCGTTGGCATGCGGTGCGATCGCCACCTTGCCCACGGCGATAAACCGGGAGATCGCCAATATCGCACTCTGCGCGCTCAGCCACGCCGTGGCCGAAATCGAGGCCACCGCGTGATAGCCGACCGATACGGCCCCCAGCGCGATGCCGCCGAACGCGACGGCACCCAATCCGATCACGCCAAAACTCACCGCCCCAAAGGACACCAATCCAAAGCTCACGGCCCCGCCACTGA is from Synoicihabitans lomoniglobus and encodes:
- a CDS encoding AraC family transcriptional regulator, producing the protein MRNVPGKSAPPPLAYVERINRAVDFVLQHWDETLRLDAVARAAGFSPFHFHRVFSVLMGESLNTFVKRVRLERALKLMSQKDWSTRRSPSLTDIAFSCGFESPADFSRCFKQQYGVPPSRFDVDAFRATRRDDWQTAVAGPAQRHLLDGLPPGQNPDGFAVTFRPLPPRIVAYIRIANSYREGVVPAAADRLMAWAEAHGCADRQWLGYAWDDPEIVDVEKCRYDVGVEVDDVTPTGEIGRFEFPAMRVAELEIRGGIDLEMRALDWLFATWLPTSGYVPTDQPCFEAWIGRPFAHGQEHFELRLQLPVERG